The Labeo rohita strain BAU-BD-2019 chromosome 14, IGBB_LRoh.1.0, whole genome shotgun sequence genomic interval ACACTTCAACTGTTATGCAGATCTCAACTATCAGTTCCTATTGCCCATGCTGAGTGGATAGCTCATGCAGCTGTCCCCTCATTgaaattttttcagaaaaaattcagttttgttttgcaaGCAAGTTTTGCTGTGATATCACCACACTTTACCACCGCCCTGACActaactagtaaaaaaaaatattaatgtgtgtgtatacattttatttatttaagaaaatgattcTATCTGTAAGAAAATGGTTTTATTGATTGCAGTAGTAACATGAAAAGTTAAatccatttttaatgtatttttacataatgtatATCCACTCATGTAAGCTATATGCACACTATATGCACgttcaggtcaaaagtttacaaacatcttaaagaatatataaaatgttaattattttaccaaaataagaaagatcttacaaaatgtatgttattttttattttgtactgtcctgaataagatattttacataaaagacgttgacatatagtccacaaaagaaaataactaaaacatgaccccattcaaaagtgtacatacacttgattcttaatactgtgttgttatctgaatgatccacagctgtgttttttttgtttgtttgtttagtgatagctgttcgtgagtcccttgtttgtcctgaacgctcactgatgcttcagaaggaaacacagtgcctaattttgcctaaatatcgtatttttttcatttagcactgctacagaagatacctacaaagttaaatttaccctgatcttcaaattcaaaaggttttcaccccctgggtcttaatgtattgtgttttcttctggagaatcagtgagcatttgaatcgtctgtaatagctgcatatgaatctttcagttgtcctcagtgtgaaaagatggatctgaaaatcatacagtcattgttggaaagggttcaaatacacaaaaattctgaaaaaacacataatttgtgggacctgaaggatttttctgaagaacagcaggcagtttagctgttcaggacaaacaaggaacttatgaacaaatatcattaaaaaacaaaaaacagctatggatcatttaggtaacaacacagtattaagaatcaagtgtatgtaaactgttgaacagggtcatttttataaattcaactattattttctcttgtggactatatgtaaatgtcttttatgtgaaatatcttattcaggtcagtactaaataaaaaacaacatgcattttgtatgatttctcttatttttgtaaaataattaacatttcgcagattcttcaaggtgtatgcaaacttttgacttccaCTGTAACAGTTACAGCTGTAACAGTTACAGCTTTGTAACTGTACTGTGCATATAGCCTACATGAGTAAATATAAACtatgttaaaaatacattaaaatgaggTATGTTTAACTACTTCATGTTACCACTCCAACTGATAAAACCATTTTCTTATAGATAGATTCATTTTCTTAGATAAATAAAGTAGCCATCATTATTGATGCTGATATGGTGTTAGAAAATTATTTAGGCCAAAATGCCACCAAGAGTGACACAAAAGCCCCAGAAACTGTCAACTGTGAATTCATAGTGAATCTTTTACCTGAAATCTGTTTCATAATGTTTTATTCCATCTAAGCTGTTAGTTCCAGATATCTTTATTTTCTCAGAGGTGAATGTTGAGAATTAGCACTTTCTAGACAGattacttcaaaaaaaaaaaaaaagaaagaaaaattaataaataaataaaatccataGCCTGTGggtttttaaaaagtcagttTTGGACCTATGCTTAGAAAAACGGATGTGGTTAGCGTTATTTAAAGTGACTTTCACATTTTACTCTATTACATAAATTACAAATGGTCAGACTAATTGTACATACTTCATTTTgcaagctttgtgctttgtagAAGACAATATGCATATTTGAAAACGCGTTTTAAAATTAAGgttattttagaaaaagtttttaaaaaataaagtttaaaatggaATGATATAGGCGCTTTTGGTTTGTTTCTGACATAGTTCCACAAAGCCCGCCTTTTTCCAACGAAGGGGCGTGTCTTACTGCAGGAGAGAACATTGCGTCACGACGACAGTCGTTTTAAAAAAAGGCCCTTTCTTCGCAGTAGAGTCGTTACGGCGGTCTAACGGAGTGATATGTCAGCAATGGAGCAGCTTTGCAAACTTTTCGTTGGCGGCCTGAACGTCCAAACAACTAACGATGGTCTCCGCGCTCATTTTGAACAGTATGGGAAACTAACGGACTGCGTGGTGGTCCAAAACGACCAACTTCAGCGGTCTCGTTGTTTCGGCTTCGTAACGTACTCCACCTCAGAGGAGGCTGATGCAGCAATGGCCGCCAGGCCACATGTGGTAGACGGTAAAACCGTGGAGCTGAAGAGAGCCGTGGCTCGGGAAGACGCCGGAAAGCCCGAAGCTCTCGCCAAAGTCAAGAAGATATTCGTCGGGGGCCTAAAAGAGGACATCGAGGAGAACACCCTCACCGAGTATTTCTCGCAGTTTGGCATGATCGAGAAATCCGAAGTCATCACCGACAAAGACACCGGCAAGAAACGTGGGTTCGGCTTTGTCCACTTCGAAGATAACGACTCGGCCGACAAAGCCGTCGTGCTCAAGTTCCACATGATCAACGGACACAAGGTGGAGGTCAAGAAAGCGCTCACGAAACAAGAGATCCAGGCCGCCGGCGGAGCTCGGGGCGGCAGAGGGAGAGGTGGAGGAAGAGGTATGGGCCGGAATCAAAATGGCTTCGGCGGCGGGAGAGGAGGCTACGGCGGCGGCTACGGGGGTGGTTATGGCGGAGGCTACGGCAGCAGTGATGGCGGCTACGGCGGCGGCTATGGAAGCGGAGGCTACGGAGGAGGATACGGGGGTGGATACGGAGGAGGCTACGGCGATCAGATGGGAGGCTATGGCGGTGGTAACGGTTACAGTGACTTTGGCAGCGGATACGGCCAGCAGTCCTCCGGCTACGGGCCCATGAAGGGGGGTAGCACGTACGCCGGCAGAAGCGGAGCCCCTTACCCTCGTGGCGGCGGCGGCGGGCCTGGTTACGGCAGGGGTGGCTACGGAGGCTACTAAAGCTGGGTTGGAAAAAGACTCCGAAAGCTGTCCCCCTAGGTTCTCTCGGTTTCCACATTGGGCTCATTCACCCGGCCATGCAAGAGATGGCGGACACTGTGAAAGCATACCTTAAAGACCTCAATTCTTAACAGGTAGGAAGAAGATCTCTTCCCAAAAACCTGACTTGCTCGACCAGCTTTAGTTGTAGGACATGTtctattaaatacattatatatcaCTTATTTTCCACGTTTTAGGGCATGCAGCAGAGTTGGCCCTGGTtgcttgctttctttttttctttttctttttttttttttttttttttttttttttttttaaagatgcgAATTGTTCGTAACCCATTCGTTTTAAAATTCAGTTCTGTTCAACACTGGCGATTTGTTGTCAAAATGCATTCTTAGTAGATCTGTTTTCTATATAAACTGTTGCCTAGCATTGTCATGGGGGATTAACGCATGCAGTTTTGAGTTTGTGTTCGTATGTATAAAACCCACCACGAGTTTTCCAAAATAGTTTATCATGATGGGATAGATTAGCCTAcgtcttttcttttattttgtaaaccaGCGCAGAAACCCAGTCATGGAGTTCGGTTCAACGCTGTATAAGCATCATTACTTCCAACATTCTCTTGTGTATTGTATATTATGTCTCCAGATCAATCCAGTATTGTTAAACATTGATATGCAATTgtatgttactttttaaataaaagtttcacAGCTTAATTATCCTTTCAGACGGCGTTTTGGCTGATAGACTTTAACTAAGGGGTTTTCACCACACCTGAGATagtaaataaagcatatacatgtAGTTTCATTATTACTCAACACTGCCCCACTTTCAGTGGtctataagtatatatatatttatatagtgttTATGGTTTATATTTACTCTTGATTCCCACATATAGGTGTTCTTTCAGTTATTCCAGTACTTCAAAATAGCTGTAGCAGTTTGTTTGTACAGGGAACCTGTTCAGTACCTGGGTTCGATTGTGATAGGACTGAAATATCTCATTAGGATATCATCCTGCGATCTAGGTATGTAATCAACCTGTCTTCACTACGTGTTGGTCAAGTATTGCAATTTTTCTTAAATGGATTATATTTATTCCTACTTATTATAAGTTTTTAATTAGTACCCATCCATAAGTCAAGTGGACTTTACATGAACTGGTGCGATGGAATTTGGGTTTGTAACACCGCGTCTTATTAGGACCTTGACTTGATATGCCacttaaaggattttttttaattttttttttcttgatcaaatttttgttttatcttgCATGACTAATGTGTTCTCTTTTCTTCCTGTCTTCCTCCCCAGGCGACCTTGGATGCCGGACTCTGCCCACATCAACTGTGGCCATGGAGTTTGGTTATCTGCATATTAGTtatgatttaaataatgaaGGACTGAAGTGGTGATGACATTGAAttcttaatgtatttttttttattcttattttatgaatgtttacattttaataaaaaaaaaaaaaaaaaaattgaaactattctctttttttctgtgcgTGGATTGTGCATGAAATGAGTTTATTCCTTTGGGTAAATCTGTGGCGATATGTAGGGATGGGGAGATTAAGGATTATTTGGAGATGGATTTGTGCACATGTGCACACACAGACAGGTGGTCCACTAGATTAGGCAGGGGAATTGTAAGCATCACTTTTGAATTAAGGCTAAATAACATAGGCAAACAGCTCTTTCTACAGCAGTTACACAATTAGTACTAAGTGTTGATGCATGCAGATGATATGCATTTTAGATACTCTGGAGCAAAAAGTTTGTATTTGCAATAAGAAAATTAACTGCAATGTGTTACTTGCAAAAGCCTTGGTAATGAAACAATATGGCAagtattttaatgatttgtaaAGGTTTCTGAATGTTAAACATTCACAAATGGAATTTACAAGCAATAGTAGTATCAGTCATGTGGTAGGCTTGCTgatacacaaccagtcaaaagttttttaaccgtagtaatttttatttatttattttttttaaagaagtctcttctgctcaccaagcctgcatttatttgatccacggtacaacaaaacagtaaaattttgaaatatttgttactatttaaactgatgtttttattttaatacattttaaaatgtaatttattcctgtgatttcaaagcagaatttttagcatcattaccccagccacatgatccttcagaaatcattttaatattatgatttgctgctcaaaaaacattattgttgaaaacagcggagtaggttttttttaggtttctttgatgaatagaaaattcaaaaagaacagaatctatctgaaatagaaattttgctaaataaaagtaaaagttgttatattttctttcccaaattaataattacaaaaaatatatactccaagcttttaaatggtatagtgtatagtgctttttatttcagattaatgctgatctttggatctttctattcatcaaagaatcctgataaaagtgtactcaactgttttgaatattgataataaaaaatgtttcttgaacagcaaatcagcatattagaacgatttctgaaggaccatgtgacactgaagactggagtaatgaacgctgaaaatgtagctttgatcacagaaataaattacattttaaaatgtatccaaataaaagcagttattttaaatagtaaaatatttcacaaaattacttttgctgcattttggatcaaataaatgcaggcttggtgagcagaagaggcttcttttttaaaaaacattaaaaatcttactgttcaaaaacttttgactgttagtgtatgTGATCTTATGTCCAATCTCttcattttatatgtgcttaAGCTTGGATAGtagttttaactattttaatactgtCTACTATACTGTATTTCCTGTATGTGATTATTTTACTGCTCTTGACGTGGAGAAAGTTTTCTCTTATATGTGCAAAAATCATTCAAGTTGTAGAGGTCCAAATACAAACATCAGATCTTTTTGGTGGAAGCAACAAAGCTGAGAAATCTACAGAACATCTGACCATCTCACTCGCAACTTAGActtttaaataatctttaacCAGTGATTTTACTGCAGTGATTAATGTCAGACATAAACATCTAGCTGAGACCAAGTTTTTCATAGTACTTCCAGACCATTCttcaataatgtgttttttgtttttttttttttttttttttttttaatttttagaatcaCTGAAACACATTTGTGCATTGTGCTTTGTGTACCGTAGTCTAGCTCACCAAGATGCTTATGGATTAACATCATAATATGGTAACCAGGCCATAGACctgtaaaatgtctttatttcagtgttttaaaacTAAGGCTAAGACaggattttattttgtaaggGGATTCAAAATGTGTGTTTCACCTGGTTTCTGAAAATTTACCACTGGACAATTCTgggatttgaaaaataaattttatataaaaatcactCAAAGATCATTTGACACTAAAATACTGAGTATAccaagaaattatgttttactataaaaatgtctgtggtctagaaaatcactttttaaatttcCAAATTTTTCCTGGATTCAGAATACGACGGGATTTGCAACAAAAATGCACCTGCTGTCAAGTTCGCatataacacattaaaacatgAAGTTTTATCTTTCCAAAATCATTACGTTTTCAAATCCAAAGCGAATTGATTGACAAATTAGCTTCGATTTATTGCATCCTGCTAATTGAGGATGGGTTTGATTTAAGTGCTTTACtttgtagccaatcagagcCCGCGACGTGTTTGCTGACGCGCACAAAAGGAACCGCCTCCGCGTTTCAAACGCATTGATTTCTTTCTTCCGTTGCGTGTGATCTCAGTCAGTACGTCCATTGTAAGAAAATGACTAACCAGCTTTGTAAACTGTTCGTTGGCGGCTTGAACGTCCAAACTACCGATGAAGGCTTGCGGgcacattttgaacaatatggACAGCTAACCGACTGCGTAGTGGTGATGAACCAGCCACTGCAGCGCTCCCGATGCTTCGGCTTTGTAACCTACTCGAGCATTGAGGAAGCGGACGCCGCCATGGCGGCTAGGCCTCATGTCGTGGACGGCAACAACGTGGATTTGAAGCGAGCGGTGGCCCGGGAAGACGCCGGTAAGCCAGAGGCACTAGCTAAAGTTAAGAAAATATTTGTCGGGGGACTGAAAGACGACATTGAGGACGAACACCTCCAAGAGTATTTCTCCCAGTTCGGCGCCATCGAGAAGGCTCAGGTCATCACCGACAAAGACACGGGGAAAAAGCGAGGCTTCGGTTTTGTTTACTTCGAAGACAACGACTCTGCCGATAAAGCCGTCGTGATGAAGTTCCACATGATCAGCGGACACAAGGTGGAGGTGAAGAAGGCGCTCACCAAGCAAGAGATGCAGGCTGCCGGCGGTCGCGGCGGCAGGGGAGGCCGAGGAATGGGCCGGGGAAGCGGCGGCTATGGCGGCGGAAGGGGCGGTTACTATAGCGACTACGGCTATCAGAATGGCGGATACGGTAACGATGGTAACTACGAAAGCCAGAGTAGCTACGGTGGAGGCTATAGCGACCAGATGTCCGGTGGATACGGCAACGGGAATGGCTACAGTGACTTCGGCGAGGGTTATGGACAGCAGGCTTCGGGTTATGGCGCTATGAAAGCCGGCTACTATTCCGGCAGGAGCAGTGGGCCCTACCCACGCGGAGGCGGCGGCGGCGGTGGTGGATATGGAAGAGGTGGCTATGGTGGATATTAGAAGCACTAAAGTGACTCTATAAGCTGTACGtcgttttcttttgttttttttacgcAAACTATTTGGACACTGGACTTTCAAAACTAATTGTTTGGTATTGGTTTTAAATGAGAGAATTGTTCTGTGCCATTACCAGTACCAGCAGACACGCGTTGTGTTTTCCTTTGTTTAGGTTGAATTGGTCATGTTTACGCAAGTCAAGCCTGGTTAAACACCTTGTGGGCTTCTGTATGATCTGTTTTAGGTTTATTGCCTGTCCATCGTTTGAGACGAAACTCAGGGGTAATGAAATTTAAGCAGCTCATTGTTTCACTTCATGACCGATTTTGTTTTAAGTGtaacttaatttgttttaatggtgTTACACCGTTCCTattgtaaaactgtttttaagcatatttaatttgatcCAACAGTGGCCATACAAgccttttaaccattaaaaatttTTTCATAAACCCATTTTTGCCTGGTCCTTTTTTGTCTCCTTGTCAATGCAAACTTGTTTCAAACGAGTCTTTGATCTTTCCATAATGGTTTGAGGTTTTTGAGATGTCTTTAAGCTCTTGGGCAAACAttccctttaaatatttttaggttTCCATTTAATAAGCCTCTTGATGCATTTAATTAGAAATACGCAGTGTGTAGAAACTAATACACATActcaaagaatgctgaaaaatgaacaaaatgtgtttaagagttttatttttatgaaaccaCTGAGTGCTGGGTGATGAGAGAACTTAAGTGATTGTTGCTATTGgaatattaaaaaatctatgacaaaataatttaaatctgaattttatcaTGGTATTGTCTTATTTCCAGCCATGTTGTGTATGTTGACCAACTCAAAATgtttggctggtagtgtacatttggCTTGTTAAAGTAACATGGCAAGTATACAActacagttgaagtcagaagtttacatacaccttgcagaatctgcaaaaagttaattattttaccaaaataagagggatcgtacaaaatgagTTTGAAGAGcccagatgcaaaagcctctaaatccatctgaagtttttctttaaaatgaccaTTTCTGATTAgcagcgagtttgaagtaaaagtatttgatggatgtatactatgtgtcaggagcattcactcagtatcatctcatttttgaccaagatggcttttagctggttgcatctgaactcttcatttttttagtactgaccttcactgacataagatatttcacataaaagacttttacatataattcacaagaaaaaataatagttgaatttatagaaACGATCCtcctcaaaagtttacatatccttgattcttaatactgtggttCTTACCTTCaggttcttacctgaatgatccacagctgttttttttgttgttgttgttgtctaatgatagttgttcatgaggcctttgtttgtcctgaacagttaaaactgcccactattcttcagaaaaatccttcaggtcccacaaattctgtggtttttcagcatttttgtgtctttgaaccctttcaaactgtatgattttgagatccatcttttcacactgaggacaaatgagggactcgtatgcagtgttggggagtaactagttacatgtaacggaattacgtaatttacaaaataaatgtaattgtaattagttacagttactgagaaaaatgtgtaattaaattacagttacttgtaaaaatgtcagtgattacaaaggggattacatctgatttttttttacacacccacccccaaatacagatttaactgacttctttcacaaattgcattgactgctctaaagaCACATGCTtattgggtttatgcataaactttattttttaagattaattgttttttccattgttagatgccagtgtttcctgtcatagctatgcacacatttgatttcaaacccagtatcacagatattaaactatttcttgttatgatttcaaatctttatttaacctcagaatgatctcgaAGTAAATAAGAGGTGAATTCGTAGTGGCCGTGCTTTAAATTACAGTAttacacactcttaaaaataaaggtgcttcacgatgccatagaagaacctttttgtctaaatggttctataaagaacctttaacatctgaagaacctttctgtttcacaaaaggttctttgtggcggaTTTCAGATTacaaaaaggtaagaaagagattccaaggtatgttattccctgataacaactggtaaaagctaataacacagactcatccaGGCAACTTAAGTTGGTGCTATAACGCCTTTTCCTGgcatttggttagctaataaaatattaaagctcaattcaatattatgtgtacaatttcttaattctgtcatgcTGGTATTATGGActcgctctattgtttcatacaaacacagctgctgccttttttttttttgtacactgtaacggactataagataactaacaaactagtactactactttattatttatatggtgaaatgttgtgtaataaaagtggtatgactgcactgtatccctaaaatgtctgtctagtttgaacttgccacttgctagcaactgatttcttcatggaagctttgcattcaaatatttcaactcagatcagtgtttcgtgtgtaattattttgagatgaaacatctaaataatctatcaagcagctgtgtaattaGTGGGATAATGtgcatccagccagttgttatcgcacattaaagatgtatattatcccttacttattataatcttaattcaagtgataaaggattttgaaagtctgacagtaatcagtgttgagtgctactgtaaggttaactctgcctggtttaaatgtttcaaaatgattaacagttgaaaatattagaaattttgaaaagtaatcaaaaagtaatcaaaagtaataagttgctttactttaataaagtaattgaaaagttacactacttattacattttaaaccaagtaacttgtaatctgtaacctattacatttccaaagtaaccttcccaacactgctcgtatgcaactattacagaaggttaaaatgctcactgatgccccAGAAAGAAACCcaatacattaagagccaggagtgaaaacattttgaatttgaagatcagggtaaatttgacttattttgtcttctggaaagcatgtaagtatcttgtagcctctgaagggtagtactaaatataaaaagcaagatacgtaggcaaaataaaaaaaaaaaattacacacacctttgcctcttaatgcattatttttccttctggagcatgagtgagtgtttgaaccttctgtaatagttgcatgtgagtctctcagttgtcctcagtgtgaaaagatggatctcaaaatcatacagtcattcttggaaagggttcaaatacacaagaaagctgaaaaactaaagaatttgtggggcctgaaggatttttctgaagaacagcagtcagtttaactgttcaggacaaacaagggactcatgaacaactatcactgaacaaGTAAGATGTTAAGTAAATGTTAAGCAAGAAAACACTTGTCaaatatcataatatttatttgcatattaatgaATCCAAACAGTTGCTTTATATAACTTCACTAGCTCTTTGTGCCTcttataaatacaatacaatttaagCCATTGAAGAATTGACAAATTATGTCAATAtacgtttttttatgaaaagtgacaagtttattaaaagtatattgACAATGTCAATACAGAAATTAAGAAAAGATCAATTAaccacacaaatacacaaatttattttgtatatatattcagGGTCTATGCCCAAGTGCTGAACTGTGCATATCCACAAttgtatttaacatatattgAGTAAGCACTACTTACTACCCACTACTACTGAAAGCAACTCTctgaattttcaaaatgtaaaagtaaagcAACAGTGTTTGACTATAAACaggtttaactgtatttttagcTGTCATAAATCTTCAAGCCTTTATCTGACCCTGTTCCAATCAAACAATAGTACCTGTCAAAAAAATCGGAGTGGTGGGGTACAACAATGCAATGTATAAGAGAGACAGTCTGATGAACCATTGTAATGTGTCTGTCTTAATCACTGGCAATAATACATGACCCCAGAGATATAACACACCAAATATATGCTTGTTGTCTTTACAAAATACTAATAGTCAAAgacattgtattattttattgtttagatTGGAACAAAGCTGTTGTGAAGAGTCACACTGGGATATGAACATTTAATTAGCGCAGTGTTACTAGCTCCTCTGAGGATGTCGGGTGGATGGCAATGGTTCTGTCAAAGTCTTCTTTAGTAGCTCCCATGTTAACGGCCACAGCAAAACCCTGAAGCATCTCATCACAGCCAAAACCCTGCATATGAAGACCAACCacctaaaaaagaaaagtgacTTAGTGAAAATGACTTAATGTAACagcaaaaatgttcaaatatcaCTCCTGATCCTTCTTGATATTTATACTCATGCATGATCAATGAACTGACTATGACCTCACCTTCTCATTTTGGCCAGCACACACC includes:
- the hnrnpa0b gene encoding heterogeneous nuclear ribonucleoprotein A0b, with protein sequence MSAMEQLCKLFVGGLNVQTTNDGLRAHFEQYGKLTDCVVVQNDQLQRSRCFGFVTYSTSEEADAAMAARPHVVDGKTVELKRAVAREDAGKPEALAKVKKIFVGGLKEDIEENTLTEYFSQFGMIEKSEVITDKDTGKKRGFGFVHFEDNDSADKAVVLKFHMINGHKVEVKKALTKQEIQAAGGARGGRGRGGGRGMGRNQNGFGGGRGGYGGGYGGGYGGGYGSSDGGYGGGYGSGGYGGGYGGGYGGGYGDQMGGYGGGNGYSDFGSGYGQQSSGYGPMKGGSTYAGRSGAPYPRGGGGGPGYGRGGYGGY
- the hnrnpa0l gene encoding heterogeneous nuclear ribonucleoprotein A0, like, with protein sequence MTNQLCKLFVGGLNVQTTDEGLRAHFEQYGQLTDCVVVMNQPLQRSRCFGFVTYSSIEEADAAMAARPHVVDGNNVDLKRAVAREDAGKPEALAKVKKIFVGGLKDDIEDEHLQEYFSQFGAIEKAQVITDKDTGKKRGFGFVYFEDNDSADKAVVMKFHMISGHKVEVKKALTKQEMQAAGGRGGRGGRGMGRGSGGYGGGRGGYYSDYGYQNGGYGNDGNYESQSSYGGGYSDQMSGGYGNGNGYSDFGEGYGQQASGYGAMKAGYYSGRSSGPYPRGGGGGGGGYGRGGYGGY